The following proteins come from a genomic window of Lolium rigidum isolate FL_2022 chromosome 5, APGP_CSIRO_Lrig_0.1, whole genome shotgun sequence:
- the LOC124657136 gene encoding uncharacterized protein LOC124657136 encodes MRICGRAFGWSWHWATVFGLDIKEEAERQKGEASKVEVLAWRLGDIRERTSSLVSSRSSSNQAFGRNPSDAGAGAGIERASAAGARIPEVRRPSSGAGARTGAESTDPEVIQPAVEANDTSPEAVGPSPKRPRTGEAIMCMLGSLKTSFDDAMKSTEPLQQPQVTPPSVMLATIEAVPDMSRTEQLRAYAKLTVSERLFHSLLELPLDARKEWLLMLP; translated from the exons AGCGTTTGGCTGGTCATGGCATTGGGCCACTGTATTCGGGCTCGATATCAAGGAGGAGGCCGAACGGCAAAAAGGAGAGGCCTCCAAAGTCGAGGTGTTAGCCTGGAGATTGGGTGATATTCGCGAGCGTACCTCTTCGCTCGTCTCTTCCCGAAGCTCGAGCAACCAGGCGTTCGGGCGGAACCCTAGCGACGCTGGCGCCGGCGCAG GAATCGAACGGGCATCAGCAGCCGGCGCACGTATCCCCGAGGTCCGGAGACCTTCGTCCGGCGCAG GTGCTCGGACAGGAGCTGAGTCGACGGATCCAGAGGTGATACAACCAGCTGTAGAAGCCAATGATACATCTCCTGAAGCAGTTGGTCCATCACCAAAGAGGCCACGTACTGGTGAAGCAATTATGTGCATGCTTGGAAGTTTGAAGACATCTTTTGATGATGCCATGAAGTCAACCGAGCCACTACAGCAGCCGCAGGTTACTCCTCCTTCCGTCATGCTTGCTACAATTGAAGCCGTACCTGATATGTCCAGAACTGAACAGCTGCGAGCTTATGCGAAGCTAACTGTCAGTGAGCGTTTATTCCATTCACTTCTTGAGCTCCCACTGGATGCTAGAAAGGAATGGCTGCTTATGTTACCTTGA